DNA from Methanothrix sp.:
TACCCCACCCATATAAACTGAAATTTATATACAAAGTGAACATATCCCTCAATACAATGCTTCAGACTCTGATGGTCCGGCTCGATCCAGACGATGAACAGTATAAGATCCTTCTGGAGACGATGCACCGTTTCAACGAGGCCTGTAACTACATCGCAGAAGTGGCGTACTCCATCGGGAAGGCCAATAAGTACGTAGTCCATAAAGCTGTCTACTATGACGTTAGGAAGCGATTCGGTCTCTCTGCACAGCTCACTGTCAGAGCGATATCCAAGGTTGTTGAGGCATACAAGCGAGATCGATCTGTTAAGCCGCAGTTCCGGCCTGATGGGGCGATTGTTTACGACCAGCGCATACTCTCCTGGAAGGGGCTCGAAGCAGTCTCGCTGACAACACTCGAAGGCCGGCAGCTTATCCCCCTCAGGATTGGCGATTACCAGAAAGCTCGGATGGATCGGGTTCGTGGTCAAGCAGATCTGATACTCAGAAACGGTGTGTTCTATCTTGCTGTTGCTGTCGAAGCTCCAGAGG
Protein-coding regions in this window:
- a CDS encoding transposase; amino-acid sequence: MLQTLMVRLDPDDEQYKILLETMHRFNEACNYIAEVAYSIGKANKYVVHKAVYYDVRKRFGLSAQLTVRAISKVVEAYKRDRSVKPQFRPDGAIVYDQRILSWKGLEAVSLTTLEGRQLIPLRIGDYQKARMDRVRGQADLILRNGVFYLAVAVEAPEETPYEPRGVLGVDLGIKYPAVDSDGEIHSGEKLLETRKRLDSLRARLQSVGTRSAKRHLKKLSGRMKRFTRDVNHRISRHIVA